The Oncorhynchus gorbuscha isolate QuinsamMale2020 ecotype Even-year linkage group LG06, OgorEven_v1.0, whole genome shotgun sequence sequence aaacacctccatctgcaactggatcttggacttcctgacgggccgcccccagctattagggtaggtaacaacacatccgccacagtGATCCTCaatacaggggcccctcagggataagtgctcagtcccctcctatactccctgttcactcatgagtgcatggccaggcacgactccaacaccatcattaagtttgccaatgacaacagtggtaggcctgatcaccaacaacaacgagacagcatatagggaggtcagagacctggtcgtgtggtgccaggacaacaacctctccctcaacgtgatcaagactaacAAGATGATTgtgactataggaaaaggaggaccgagcacgcccccattctcatcgacagggctgtagtggagcaggttgagagcttcaagttccttggtgtccacatcaccaacaaactaacatggtccaaacacacgaagaaagtcgtgaagagggcacgacaaaacctattccctctcaggagactgaactgATTTGGCATGGGGCCTCAGATCCTCATAaggctctacagctgcaccatcgagagcatcctgactggttgcatcactgccttttatgacaactgcttggcctcctaacacaaggcactacagagggtagtgcgtacggtccagtacatcactggggccaagcttcttgccatcaaggacctctatacctgatggtgtcagaggaaggccctaaaaatggtcaaagactacaATCAACCTCATCATAGACTTTTCCCTCTGCTTCCGCACAGCaaacggtaccggagtgccaagtctaggttcaagaggcttctaaacagcttctacccccaagccataagaccacagcttctaccccccctcttttacactgctgctactctctgttattatctatgcataagtcaATTTAATAActgtacctacatgtatatattacctcaactaaccggtaccccctttatataacctcgctattgttattttactgctgctctttaattatttgttccttttatttttttttttttttaggtatttttcttaaaactgcattgttggttaagggcttgtaattaagcatttcactgtaaagtctacacctgctgtaGATTTCACCTGCTGGATAAATCTGAAGCATCCGGTTGGAATTTCCCCTCCCCGACAAATATGATGAGAATAGTAAACCCAGTAGCCGACCGTGGGAGTATGGAGCTGAGCCGACATTCTTTTATTCTAATTGAAGAAAAACCCGATCTCAATACAGTTCTGTTCCAAAAACTAAAATCTGTTACGAAGCGAGTGCGCTAGGTTTTGTAAATGTGACCCTTTGCCAAGGTTTCTCGAAATTACATCGTTTACAATGAGTGCAAGGGCAAATTGAATTAATACCCACGAGCATTTCAGACGGATGGCGTTCCCTACCgaaaatatgcaaataaatgttagaacgcgccaataggatATCGCTAGCTTATGCTTGTTCTCCCCACCATTTTTAATATGCTCCCATTGAAAACTGGGTTAGTTATAAAAATATTTGCTGCTGTGTAGCTGATCTGTCCATAAGGAAACATTGTCCCCTGGTGGTTCTTTTGTATCACCACAACATACCTCAGTATGTCGTGACTGTAGTAGAGAGGGAGGAACTAGACTCCTGTCACAGCACGCATTAAGGCAGCTTAGTCAATGAGAATCAATTCTACTTGTCAATAACAATCGGTTATCATTATTGACTTCTTCACAACTCAATTGCTTCACTTCTGAGCATGTGAACACAAACCTTCTAGAACACTAAAAACCGTGGAACCATAGACTCAGAACACTGATGACTAGAGCCGAGGGCAAAACCTAAGAGCATTCTATAGAACACCTGCATGAAGGCTTAAGTAATGATCTATTCCTGATATGGCATTACATTGTTTGAGTAATACACTACTCTTTATTTGCACCCAACACTgagatgtgtacacacacacagttggtcATATTTGAATCCAAGGTCAAGAGTCACTAACACAGGTTGATTCGCTATATTTCGCTATATCGTGCTCTAATTCTGGTCAataatagtggactatataggaaatagggtgccatttggaatgcatgcAAAATGTCCAAAAAGTCATTGTCCTTCCAGCCAGTTATGGAATGTGTGATTGGAGATACTCAGACGGTACAAACAGTGCATGATGAATAGCATCACTTGAATTATACACTGTGGCACATTAACATTGAGatagtagctaggtttccattcaaTTGGTGAGATTCAAGCGAATATTCTAaaaattgctttaaaaaaaacttatTTCCCACTAGAGATATGTTTtgatcaaattgacttgttgcggataaaagtctgtgcgtgatgacatagtgcacacaaaGTAACTTTTGCAGTTAAATTCCAATGGActgaataaaaaatacaagtggGTTTCCATTGTATTTTTCAACTCAACTGCTGTTTTTGCCATGCCAAATTTCTTTTTtttgtatttctgtctgtaataaagcacttttgtggggaaaaactcattctgattgtctGTGCTTGGATCCCAAGTGGGTggtcctatgccctcccaggcctacccgtggctgcgcccctgcccagtcatgtgaaacccatagattaagccctaatttatttaaattgaccgatttccttatatgaactgtaactcagtaaaatcattgaaattgttgcatttatattttttgttcagcatttatattttttgttcagtatatttatatttatcaaacggcagccaagcatcgatcatgtcaccagaataagaccctcgatatttagtGGAAAGGTGCATCAAGCGCCTCACCATGCACTTTCATCAGTTACTCACAACTTATTTCCTCTGTAACCTAATAAACTGTATGCTTTTCTGAGTCATAGttggaggaccacacaacatatcaagtttacttcaatatgatggttattataaatgtgtttccaccaccatttctcacagaattaattttacagacacaaaaagatcccacttTGTCAAGTGCATTTTGTTTTGTCAACATTTCAAAAGTTTACAGACAAATCTGCTGATTCCATCAGGCCTTGTGACATTTTTTTTATCCAACatgtactttactcgcataaaaaggtGGTTTGTGGTACAAAAAGAGAATTCAAACACATTTGAACATCTCCCTTAGAATTACAAAGATTCTttgaaaataaagacaaacaaGGAGAAAGCTATTTATCCTATGAACCGAAGATGCTGATTGGCTCATCTATAAAAACTTTCAGATGCTCTCCCTGATTGGACAATTATTAAGGCAGATGTGCGCGTGTTCATAGGCCCTTGTTGAAGTAGACGTATTGTACACTGTTCCCGTAATGACACAAGATGGACTCCCTTAGCTCTGGCTCCAGCTTAGACACAGCCATGGAGctgaaagaaagggagaggaagagtgagagagacctaAAACCAAGGGAGAGCCTAATACTAAAACAGCTACTAACATCATGAAGGCGCAAAACTGAATGCTGCCCAGTCAACAGGCTACTTACCATTGCTGAGGGAACAGGGAGCAGGCTGcaggcaccatgaagaccaggcTGCAAAACAAAACAGACATAGTTAGGTGACTGTGCCTACTGAGACATGTAcgttacatcccaaatggtaccctattccctacatagtacactactacccccaccccccccccccccacaaaaaaaacaaCCCTGAACCAAACAAATCTTCCTGGTGCAACCTACTAAAAACAGTCCTACTTACAACGCTCCCACCATTATGACTTGTAAAGGTCCGTGGAAGAAGGTGATCCTCTGTTAACCGAAACATAGAGCTTATTAGCAATAAACTGCAATGCAACGCAAGACAGAATCTGCACTGTCAGCATGTTTAGTCAAGAACAACGTAACTGTGGATATTTAGTCAATAGCACTGTAACTAGGAATGCTTATTCAATAactttgtagctagctagcatatgcatgtctagtagcagtatttTGTATATTTGAATAAAAGACCCACCTGCATAAACTTGAATTTCTCAAGTCTCTGCATGATGACGGGGAGAATgactaggagaagagagggggaaagggagaaaaAAATGTGATAAAGGAGAGGGTGGCAGGTGGAaacaagaggagaggaatgagtcatTGAAGGGAGCAACAGGGTCACATCAACACAGCTCCACTTTCCATTGTCTATGGAGCGAGGACTGAGCTCAAACTCTACAGCTCCCCTCCTCCTTAAACCTCTGAAACGTACTCATGCCCGGTGCTGCCATGGTAATTCGGGAAATGACCACCTGGGTGATGCCCTTCACAGCTGCTTTCTGGAAAGAAAGAAATTGTGGGAACGGAGGTGTAGGTACAATGTAATTGCGCTGCTCTTGTGTAACAGTCAGAAATTGGATAATTAAATATCCAGACATTCCCAGTGCTGTTACCTTGGAATGGCCAAGTTTGTTTCCATTCTCATCTGTTACAGCTATGCCATTCAGGAGCTCCCTGAGAAAATAGAAGGTCAACAACTCACAGTTGTCTTCATGGGGGACGCTAATACACTATCAGAATAGATGCTAATACTCAAGTGACTTCAATTGAGCATGTACTCACTGTTGCCTCATCATTGGAATATTGACACAGTTAGCGGACGCCACGGCTGCAAACGGAACCCAGCGCGCCACCAGCGGAGGGGCCCTCTACAGAGGAGGGCGGAGACAAGACGACAAGGGGAAGTTGAACATGTAATCAAATCAAACCAGTCTGTGTTGTGTTCTTTGAACTGTACCTTTGTGTAGAAGTTAAGTCCCACAGCAGTGGCTAGAGCAGTGCTAGTTGCTGTTAAATAGGCTACTCCGATTTGACTGAAGGGGTAGAGAAAAGAGATTGAGTATAAGACATTTAAATAGCTCTTAATATTCTCCATGTACATTGCAATACATTCACCAcaacagtgtgtgggtgtgtgtggtctgCAGGGTCTTACTTGGGTGTGATGGGGGAAGCAGCATTTCTGTTGGTGTAGTTGACCAGAGCATTAAACGACTGATTCACCCACTGCCAGAACACTACAGCAGGGACTgtcctagagagaaagagaaaatgatagaaagaggaagagtggGGAAAGAGGAATATAAATGTAGGATTAGAAGTCACCGCTCCAAACTCACCTATGGTCGGCTAACGTAAAGATCGGTTGTCaaatctgtgtttgtgtgtacctgtAGAACTGTAGCATACCGCCCGTTATAGCCATCCCTCCGGGCACCTGGAAGGACATTCGACCAATCAGATTCATGCGATCGCCAGTGTCAGGGTGAAAGGCAGAGTCATAGAGCTTCTTGGCGTAGTGCAGCTGTTCCTCTGTGGTACCGGGGGGAACGGTCCCTGCTCTAGAACAGGAGAACCACACAGAACCCAAATTCTCATCACAGGGAACAAAAACTGTAGACATAATGGAATTACAACTTCAGTGGTATAATAATATAATTTGGTGGTGCTTAATTATATTTGTCCTATTagacacatgtacaagtgtgtattgGAAATGTGTTTCCATATTATCCTAACTTCCCCTGAGACACCAGCAGAGAGTTGTGGTCAGAGCCAGGGTCCAGCGTTTTACCAGTGTTTCTGGAACAAAtagtgttaagtgccttgctcaagggcacaacagaTGTTTGtacttgtcagctctgggattcgaaccagcaacctttgaGTTACTGGCCAAATGCTCTAACCtcatggtgtctgtgtgtgtgttacctgcagcTCTCCACCAGTGCTTTAGCCTCATCCAGTCGTGAGTCCGGCAGTAGTGCTGTCCTCCAGTCTGTGATGTTGGCAAAGTGCTTCAATCTTCCCATAAACGTGGAC is a genomic window containing:
- the sfxn2 gene encoding sideroflexin-2, translating into MAVSGFDIDVPRWDQSTFMGRLKHFANITDWRTALLPDSRLDEAKALVESCRAGTVPPGTTEEQLHYAKKLYDSAFHPDTGDRMNLIGRMSFQVPGGMAITGGMLQFYRTVPAVVFWQWVNQSFNALVNYTNRNAASPITPNQIGVAYLTATSTALATAVGLNFYTKRAPPLVARWVPFAAVASANCVNIPMMRQQELLNGIAVTDENGNKLGHSKKAAVKGITQVVISRITMAAPGMIILPVIMQRLEKFKFMQRITFFHGPLQVIMVGAFLVFMVPAACSLFPQQCSMAVSKLEPELRESILCHYGNSVQYVYFNKGL